GGGAGCTGCATCGCCGAGGAGGTCTCCGGTATCTGTGACTCGTGGGCCGCCATCGCCGCCCGCTTGGCGTCGAGCACGTCGGAGACATCCACGGTCACGTCGATCATGACCGTCGGCGAGCCGAGCGAGGTCGACGCGAGACCGAGGTCGGCTGGGCGGGGGCCGACACCGGCCTCCACGACGAGGTGGGTCTCGACGAAGTGCAGGTACTCGCGATCCACGGTCGCCTCGTAGACCGTGGCGATGCCGACGGTGGCCGCGGCCGCGACGCTCGCGCGGTGCACCGCGACGTGATCCGGGTGTCCGTAGATCCCCGTGTCGTCATAGGTGACGACGGCCACCGGGTTCTCGACCGCCAGGACCGCAGCCAGCGTCGACGTGACGTCGGCCGGGCTCGCGGCGCACAGCGAACCGGCGGGTGCGGGCCCGTCGCCGGCCATCCCGGAGTCACCGAAGGGGAGGAACCGCACTGTGTCGACGCCGAGGAGGTCGGCGGCATCGGCGGTCTCGGCGCGGCGCCGCTCGCCCAGTGTGGCGGTCCCGGCGCCCGAGGCTTCAGCGGTGGCGGCGCCCCGTTCGCCGCTCGTGGCGACGACGAGCACGACGCGCACGCCCGCCCTGGAGGCGAGCAGCATCGTCCCACCGGTGAAGATGGCCTCGTCGTCGGGGTGGGCGTGGACGAAGACGACGGTGTCCGCCACCGGCGCGTCAGTCCAGGTCGAGGTAGGTGGGGGAAGAGTGGTCGAGGGTCTCCTGGAGCTCGATCACGTTTCCGTCCGGGTCACGCCCGTACGTCGCCCGGTGGCCGGGGCCGAGTTCACCGGGAGCCGGCGGCGGCCGGTGGAACGTCATGCCGCCGGCCAGCAACCGCTCGTACTCGGCATCGATGTCGGTGACGTCGAGACAGAAGTGGGTGTAACCGGGCTCGTGCACGAGCCGGTGCGGATCGCCCGGACCGGGTTCGGGGGCGCTGTACTCGAAGATCTCGATGTGGGTGTTGGCGGCGCGCAGCATGGCCGTGCGTGACGACGAGTTCTCGAGTCCGACGATCTCGTCGATGAGGGTGCTGCCCCGGGGCCAACCCCCCTCGGCGACGACGGTGAAGCCGACCACGTCGCGGTAGAAGGCGACGAGCCGGTCGATGTCGCGGGTGGCGATGGCGACGTGATGAATCCCCCTGATGGCCATCGGGCAACCCTAGTTCCACCGCCGCCGGCGGTCCCCGCCGGGGTGCTCTCCGGTCGCCGACGCTACGGTCGCCGCCATGTCTGATCCGACCGGCGACCTTCAGGTGTCGAGCCATCTGGTCATTCCCGCGGCCGAGCTCGAGTGGCGGTTCTCCGGTTCGGGCGGTCCGGGTGGTCAGCACGCGAACACGGCCAACACCCGGGTGGAGCTGGTCTGGGACGTCGCCGGGTCCGCTGTGCTCAGCGCGTCGGACCGCGACCGGCTCGTCGCCGCGCTCGGCGAGGTCGTCCGGGTCGTGTCCGACGACGAACGATCCCAGTGGCGCAACCGTGTGGCCGCGTACGACCGCCTGGCCGATGATGTGCGCACAGCTCTGCGGCCCCGCAAGAAGCGGCGTGCCACCCGACCCTCTCGGGGGTCCAAGGAACGACGGCTGAAGGCGAAGAAGCAGCGATCGGACAAGAAGAAGAGCCGGCGCTGGAAGCCCGACGCCGGGCGCTGGTAACCGGTGGC
The nucleotide sequence above comes from Acidimicrobiales bacterium. Encoded proteins:
- the arfB gene encoding alternative ribosome rescue aminoacyl-tRNA hydrolase ArfB — protein: MSDPTGDLQVSSHLVIPAAELEWRFSGSGGPGGQHANTANTRVELVWDVAGSAVLSASDRDRLVAALGEVVRVVSDDERSQWRNRVAAYDRLADDVRTALRPRKKRRATRPSRGSKERRLKAKKQRSDKKKSRRWKPDAGRW
- a CDS encoding PIG-L deacetylase family protein, whose protein sequence is MADTVVFVHAHPDDEAIFTGGTMLLASRAGVRVVLVVATSGERGAATAEASGAGTATLGERRRAETADAADLLGVDTVRFLPFGDSGMAGDGPAPAGSLCAASPADVTSTLAAVLAVENPVAVVTYDDTGIYGHPDHVAVHRASVAAAATVGIATVYEATVDREYLHFVETHLVVEAGVGPRPADLGLASTSLGSPTVMIDVTVDVSDVLDAKRAAMAAHESQIPETSSAMQLPTGDFAAVYRYEWYRRTGPVGPLEALPRL
- a CDS encoding VOC family protein, which produces MAIRGIHHVAIATRDIDRLVAFYRDVVGFTVVAEGGWPRGSTLIDEIVGLENSSSRTAMLRAANTHIEIFEYSAPEPGPGDPHRLVHEPGYTHFCLDVTDIDAEYERLLAGGMTFHRPPPAPGELGPGHRATYGRDPDGNVIELQETLDHSSPTYLDLD